The Artemia franciscana chromosome 2, ASM3288406v1, whole genome shotgun sequence genome segment ACATTTGCAGCagaacttctgaaaaaaaaatgttttgactaAAGACAATTGGGActgtacgaaaaaaaaaaaaaacagggataTTCTGGCAGAGCTGCTTGTGAGCAATGGGGGAATTACAGGAACCAGTATGTTCTGTTTCGATCAAGAGCTGACTCTAGTGTCTTATCTTGCTGATCTATCAAAAATGGTTCTGCTTCTGTCAACTTGCCAGAAGACTTTTCAGTATCACACATCCAATCCAGACGCCTGATATCGCTGAATACTATGACAACACAAAAGGCGGTGATGAAATATTTGACAGACTGTTTAGTTCAATGTCAACCGTTTTCGAGTGCATAGGGATCATTTTCTGTAATCTAGTTGCTTATTAATACAGAATAGAACATATCTATTCActacaaatatttctttgtcTGCCCCCATCTTGAATATCTCTCTCCGGTTTGGCACCcgcaaatttttcaagaaatccaaacaaattaattttattcaaagaatAGCTTCTTCACCTCAAGATATGCTGCTTGACTTTaagatacgaaaaaaaaatatgccttgTGTCCGGGGAAAACTATCACaagaaatttcatgttttttacgCTTGTAATGACCTCTTCAAGTtcacagtgtttttttttttcatattgccGCCCATATAATATggccaaaaatttatataagggtttttaattttttcttttttttttttttttattgactgtTTTTATGACGGTGCTTTCTTTGCCTGTTTTATATATGGAATTGCTTATAAGCCTTTCATGTGTTGTCCTGCTTTTGTTTCTATTTCAGAATGGAAATTTGGCCATGTCAGGCTTATGagttatttctaaaataaattttatctaacCGTTTTATTTGATGGCGCTTGCATTTGCTTAAATCTTCTGTTTAGtcaaaggaaaaattttaatatttgaaaatttgaaccgTAAGCAAAGATACATGATTCGGCTCTAATTGATCGACTATCTGTAAATGAGGATAAACGttatcaaatattaaaattgttacTAATGTAACAAACTTAGTTTATGTCCCCTTTAAATTCCCCTTCTTAAAATTCTCCTTTAAATCTCTATGGCTTTAAATGTACTTTTGCCGTTCAACACCACATACTTAtgtgaagttactttctcagcacacattaaatcccaatatcattcagcgataaaaaatgttgaagaggtcttacgtccggcagtttcaaacattacaccaagatttgatttgttaGGCAATAAAAAACAGGCACGTCCATTTCATTAAATTCTTAACacaaactttaatttaatatttaccacgcaactacttggatatattcgagagaattaagacggtcagaatctacttttgtttttgaaactataataaaaacatttctagaacattttgtgcaaatttcaattttagatttttatatgtttcaaaacgaattctaagtttatatattttcataagcATCTGTATAgtgttacctaataaatatatcataaaaaaattttattttatttttcttttatatttgttggggtCGTTAAGAAACTCCCAATGATAAATGGGGTAgggaattacaaaagtttaagaagccctgatatagatatatatatatatatatatatatatatatatatatatatatatatatatatatatatatatatatatatatatatatatatatatatatattaacggATTAATTAGGAGGCGTCTTGTAGCACGATAAGGAACGGTTAGTTCCTTGCAGGGGCAACAAATTTCTTAGGAGGTAAAGGATGCAAAAACTGATGAAATCCATGAAATATTAGGATTTTGTGTTATTGTGAATATCACACGAATGTTGACATTTACCGGTGAATATAAGACATACATTTTTTCTAGTTGGTTTTATTCAGCTTGGCAGTCATTAGTTTTATGCACGGTTTGATGGTGATAGGTTTATATAGGTTAtattttttacccatttttaagatgtataacttaatttaacctaacttttaccatcaaagcttgcataagactgaaaatgctgattcgcaaagctaattgattCAAATTAGAGAAAAGGGATTTTCGGCCAGTCAACGGTCAATGACGAAATTAACCAAACTGCGGAAATTCACAGTAACAACTGAACTGCAATGACTATCCCTTCTTCTGGAAAAGGAAGATCAAAGTTCGAGTCGCTCTGTAGATACAGACAAAAGGGGACTTATAGGTGTGAAGAATTTTGAAATCACTACTTTTTGTAGATTCTTTAACAACTACTAGAACTTACTACGATACCAAGCTGCCTAACACCAACATTGCTAGGCACGCTTCTCCTCCGTACCAACATCTCTAGAGCCACTCTCTTTGTATCCTTCCAAGAATTTCCAATTCCCCTTAGATCCTCCGAAATGAACTCGCCAGCCTAATTTGGAAACGGCTTGTATTCAGTTTGGCCGTGGATAGTTGGTTGATAGTAGAGTATTTGATTGTCTGCCATTTTTCATTTGTAGCACGGgtcttagccatctcaacctttctctcattctaACACTTTAAAGCAGTATCGAATCTAATTTTCTCTACAGCTTATGGATTGAAACACAATTAGTCCGGCAGGCTTACTTAAAGgagtaattatttttaaatgagcTCCACCGGTTGCGGCCAgggatgcccccccccccctgggttTTCTAAGAAAACTCCGAAACAATTATCAAAGTATGGAAGTGAGAAATAAGGTTCTCCCGTTTTAGGAATTTCTAGTTTCCCTCCTTGTCTGAACTTGCCCATCCAAAATAAATAAGGTGggtaaagaaaaaggtaaagaatacccCATTGGACTATACAGTCCCTAGAGGCGGCTCTGCTCTCCGTTTCTTGAACCTTCAGCCcagaagtgcaatgggggtggAGGGCCAACCGTCCTGtgttttcgcacacccttccttcTTACCTTCCACAGATTTCTTCCGGTACCCATTTACAGCTGCGTTGACTCTAGCCGAGTTTACAGAGTCTAGCCAttgacccccatcccaaactaaataattgggtaggTTCAAAATAAATACGACAAAATAAATCAGGCATTACGGCACTTTTCCTGGCCTGTCAGTTTTTCTGGTagaatagtgttttttttttaatattcgagttacttttctgaattttcaattcatcaaaaaaaagaaaagtgacaataataaaaaaggggcCACAAATACCTGTCAATCTTTCGTAAGACCCCTTTCCAGTCCACTTGAGGATACCCTGCCCTTGATTGGGTCCATTGAATGGATAAAAGTAAAAGCAAGATCTTCTGATAGATGTTTGGATGGTAGAAAGACGAACTTTGGAAgttataactactactactaataataactcactgcagcaccaagccgcctgaggccaacacagctacgcacgctcctcctccaacctaatctatttaaagccctcctctttacaccctcccaggaagttcgcatttcctttaaatctttatttatgacatccttccaacccagacaaggacgacctgctttccatgtagccccagacggttggccaaaaaggacaatcttcggtaacctgtcatccttcatccgtagaacgtggcctagccatctcaacctttctttcattatagcccaagaaagcgggattgaaccacacttttcgtacaacccacggtttgaaatacggtcagtcagccgggtacccagaacaatccgtaggcaatttctctggaaaacatctagtaaattttcatctgcttttcggagtgcccatgcttcagagccatatttgaccactgtcatcactgtagcttccaatattctaatcttggtttgtagaattatctttctattcttccaaacttttttttaactgtgaaaaaacaccctgggccttggctattctacttttaacatcttcactgctcccaccatctttactaataatactaccaaggtaactgaagctcccaacctgatcaatcttttcgttacctaatatcacctgttcatcttcacttattcctagccttagtgacttagtcttcttaacattaattttcaagcctattttagcaccatgaactcgtaaaacctctaaaaattcattcattttgctcacactttcatcttcCTGGATTTCATCAGTTTTTGCATCCTTTACCTCCTAAGAAATTTGTTGCCCCTACAAGGAACTACGCGTTCCTTATCGTGCTACAAGACGCCTCCTAATTAGTTGAATTTTCCGTTAAAAATGAATCTATTTGCAGGGGACCTGTCTAATTCTTGCCTTTACTGATCTGTTCGCTTGAGGAGGCGCctaagttttaaaacaattaaaagtaaTGCAATTTTATAGTATGTTATACTTCTTTTTCTAGAAGTTGACCTTAGACGTAAGCGACATATTTTGTATTGATTATTAATAGATATTTATGCAAAATGCTTGCTTCCAGATATGATAATTATGAACAATGAATTTAAGAACTATTAAAGTCATATTTCTTTCGGAATACAATCTAGGTGAGGGGGCATATCCCCTATATTTGTTGCTCCTTCCTTTAGATTTTGAAAGTTACATTGTTTTGCGATTCTCTcgtataaaaattgaaaaaactcacACCCCGTctagattttgcaaaatattttttatataagtttGGAGATAAATTCTTTACTTACATAGGAATAAAGCGGACCctactcaatgccttttttaggCCTTTCCCGGATATAATAATCGTCTTAATCGAAAATATACCtttcccccctcatatatgtcatGATTTTTGTCATCTTCTCCTTAAGGTTTTACCACTAGCTGTCTATATGAGTTCTCAAATCGGTCAccctatttttttagtttgtggaTTTGTTTGATTATCCTTCGTGTATGTCATGCCACAGGATTTGGAAGGGATATGGCTATATGAAGTTTTGCTTAgaagtgattttttgtttatatatatatatatatatatatatatatatatatatatatatatatatatatatatatatctatatcagggcttcttaaacttttgtaattcccgaccccatttatgattgggagtttcttaacgaccccaacaaatataaaagaaaaataaattaatatttttttatgatatattcATTAGGTAACAATATCTGACCGTCTtaattctctcgaatatatccaagtagttgcgtggtaaatattaaattaaactttgcgttaaaaattcaatgaatcGGACGTGCCTGTTTTTTATTGCCtaacaaatcaaatcttggtgtaatgtttgaaactgctggacgtaagatctcttcaacattttttatcgctgaatgatattgggatttaatgtgtgttaaagctgagaaagtaacttcacaTAAGTATGTGGTGTTGAACGGCAAAAGTACATTTAAAGCCATATCGGCgattgtgggaaattcagttctagttccgatccagaattcggtcaagggcttttttttggagggcttcagtaatttatttataacctcaGGGCcactatatttaagaaactcgtCTTCTATTGTCTAATCATGTACCGGCTGACACGATTTCCCCTTTCTCCCAGTGATTTTtgcaatagaaattaaaagaagaattggGAAGCTAAGAAAAACAAGTGCCTGTACTTTAGATATCCCATTTCCCCTTATTAGAATACTGGTTTTGAGGGTGTTCATCCGATCTTATTTATTCTGCTAACTATACAaagaatttttgttgattggcagagaaaaaatccctcctcctcTTATAGGCCTGGGACAATTCGGGAACCTCAGTTCCACATCTACCTATAATTCTTGTGCTTATTTTGTCTACTTAACTGGTAAAATTCCTCAAAAGCCTAATGCCTGacttaaataattttcatttaagatCTAAAAATAGCATTTGACTTGGTTACatgcaatctatatatataaaaataagttgtctgggtgtgtgggtctgtctttcgggtgacgtcatgtttgtttgtcgactgacgtcatgttttcaactgacgaaattacagaccggcacatcgggacacaaatgacgaccgggacactggcacataaggaatataaatgacgacactcaaagagaaagcgaccgggacaaaaggaatgttcgattagcaatcaccatcaacaaagcaccgggacacaaatgacgaccgggacacagggagtataaatgacgaccaggacataagtaaaaaaaaactaaaaaaagaataaaaactacaaaaatgctaaaaagaaaaaagaactaaaaactaataaataaattaaaaaagctaaaaaactaaaaaaactaaaaaagaaaaaaaaaaaaaaggaaaaaaatgaaaaataaaggagaaaaacaaaactaaaaaacgaatgtatatacagaccgggacaccgggatacaaatgacgaccggaacacagtgaatataaatgacgaccaggacacaggggcacaactacaacggggacgccggggggcacagggggatataaatgacgaccgggacaccgggacacaaggaatataaatgacgcccgggacactcaaagagaaatcacagactgggacaccgggacacagggaatataaatgatgaccgggacacagggatttttttatttgttttccgtttttcttcaagtttatactccactatttatctttttgatgtaagtgggttagaaataaatattttataaaactacaaaggggacgccggggggcacagggggatatataaatgacgatggcgacacagggaatggtcgattagcaatcaccatcaacaaagctcaagggcaatcattagaatcatgaggtatagatctgaatacggaatgTGTTCCCATGGACctttatatgttgcatgttcaagagtcggtaaacctgacaatctatttatatgcacagacaatgggacagcaaagaatgttgtatatttgcaagttttacgtagttaaaaacatatatatatatatatatatatatatatatatatatatatatatatatatatatatatatatatatatatatatatatatatatatatatatatatatatatatatatatatatatatatatatatgtatttatattcacagatgggacatagggacacaactacaatggcgcgtaactaatatggcgcgtaacgacttacgtgcgcgcgggggggggggggcgaagcgcccccaccaacagctagttataaaataaaatcaagccgCCTTTTTTGTTGTGGGCTAGTTTTTTCCAAAAGGCCTTCTGCATTGACTGAACATACCAGTGTATGgataatgaatgaatgaatgaactttattacccgtaaaagtataaaaaacataaagtacggagtattataaataaactatgtgtaataaactaataaaataataagttaatTAAGTAATTAAGATGTCAATAGACCCTTAAGGttcaaaccggcggtgctgatctgtTTCATGGCcttttagccaggaagtgcaatggggggcagGGGGCTAACTATCCTGTCCTTTCACACACCCTTTCTGCTTATCCGACTTCTCCaggtactcatttagagctgggtggactctggctgagcttacagagtctcACAATTGGGATTGaaccgtgccccttggacaaatAATTCTCACACCAGCTCGCCAACCACTTAGTCTCAGAGACTGGAAGGTCCCTGTGTATGGATAATAAAGTAAATCCATTAAGCCGTTCCTGACCTGAGGCACTCCTGGTATAAGATTTCACTCTTCTCAGGGTAGTAATAGAACGCTCGCACGTAGCCGTTGTGACGGGGGTTGTTGCAACAATCTTCAAAAATTGATGTAGAGTGTAGAGAATCGTCATATTCTTTTAAGCAAACTATGAAATATCTTGATGCCAAGTTTCCCGATTGTATCCACATCCTCCTCCACAGAGCTAACTTAGCAGCAGTGACTCCAGCAACTTTCTGTGACTAAGGAATCGCTTATGCAGCTGCTGCAGAAAGCAGTCCATAAATAGGATAACCACAGAAAGTCAGTAATACGTTTCAGAATCATCTAATACTGTTGCGTAATTATTCCTATACATTTGTTTTGGAGCTTATAATGGGCActctaatgctgattttataatCCTGACACAGTTCAATCTCTTCAGCAATAAGTGGATGAAACATAGCTTCACTCCTCTCTCTCATGTCTTTGCTCCTAAGATCATCAGAATGTTTGAGAAAGTATACAAGATCCATAGATTCTGATTGTAAAGATGTCGATAAATTGTGTGACGGACTAAAAACTTTACTGACAGTAACCAAAGCTGCAACAAAACTGTATCTCTCAATAACAGATAGCAAAGAATAAGCTTTGCTTTCACGGATTATAGAAGCCCATCCTTGAAACTGGCCACTCACAGACGAAGCTCAATCATAACCTTGTCCCCTTAAGTACTTTAATTGCTTCCCATTCCAACTAACATTTGTATCAACCAAGGTACTGTTATCCATCAACAGTTTCTATTTGAAAAAGtcgataattttttatttccgttttgaAATCATGGATGACTAATTTACAAACAGGGCCATAGACTTCTTGATCTATAAGATTACTCAAGAACTTTAAGAACGTCGACCCTACAGGGCAAATTTCGCGGGGAAGGGGATGTATCCCTTTCCCCCCTGGGTTCTCTCCTGTTATTAACTATAGATTCGTTTTTAAGAACAATGTCATAAATGGTAACCAAACATTTGATTTTCGGAGTAGGCTAGActcttcaatttatttttccagCATGTTGCTTACCAGGCCATAATTTCCTGTTATGCGCCATAATTTGCCCCTTATCATTATAGGCCATAATTTTCCCCTTTCCTCTTAGGACGCCACTCCTCAAGGTGAAATTTGGATGCTGCTCACGATCAGTTCTTCATAATTAGCTCCTTAGGGgcaatctagtaaagaacgaaccctAGTCATTAGTAACCATAAACTTAAAAACGCGTTTCGAAAAAACTGTCAAGTTAGGAAGAACCGTCATTTGATCCTGATTCAGGAACTATAactattattcaaattaatctCTAAGGATAAAAGTTTGttgagaaaacaaatataagcaaattaaaaataaataaaaaattgcctGAATTATAACAATAGTAGTGTCGCATAGAAATAGAAATCTGAaccattggaatcaccataCTCAAAAATCACACGAATTAAAGCTCCCTAATTGAGTAACAAGGAAAATGACTTTTTGGCAAAAGAAGCAGTGAtgcctctcttttttttttcattctcctgctttgtttttttttttcttttgccaaTAGTAGGGCGCTGAATAATTATAGAGATGTTTAATCATGGCTGCAGTCTTCGTTATAACCTATTCAAGAAGAAAttcagcccatagtaaccaaaaatttaaaaatactatttgatTAACTTTTATGCCACATAGGTGAGAAAGAAAGAATCCTTAAACAGAGTGGCTTATGACGGAATTTCAAGGAATATGACGATATTTTAGGAAAGCAGGTAACGGAGTCAGTCAAATATGACATCATACCCCAGAGAAGCATATTTTCCTACACGTGTTACAGTAATTGAAATATACTTATCTTATAAATGAAGcagattttgtcaaaaactgtaatttattttaatattatcatTTGTTACTTACAGAAGgtacaaaaaaaatggtaagtttctttcaaatgagTTCTCTCATTACATTAAACGACTCTACGACCATAGGTTTGCAGTTCAAATTACTCAATCTGcctagttgaaaaaaactctGCTGTAAATGATAATTTTAGCGTTGATCAGAGAGGACTCATACTTGAGGAGCAGCCTCAGCAGGTTCAAGAcgttccaggttcaaacctcgattttaattctaaaaattggaGCAATTTCCATACACTAGTAAATGTTGCTGTGTCAGACTATACCAAAGAAAGAACCTGTCTTAGGTAGAAGCTCTTAAGGTGCCAGTAGATCAGATTTGCAACCCAGCTTTCTTCCTTTTCCGCTTGCTTACTATGATCCATATTTATATTGGAAAAACTATTTTCGTGATTTAAATCCGACCTAAGATGAAGGTGATCATCCTGGTACCTCAATTCTGAATAATAATCACACTTGGTCAGAAAAAGTTGGAAATATTTTGGCTCATACTCATCATATGCGGATTCTGAAATCGGAAGACGCTGCTACAAACTTTCAAGTTCTGTCTTATCATGATTTTCTTTGTCAAAATAGATTAGGATTGAGCGGGACAAATGACTCATTAAGTAACGTTGAATCTTATCAGGGATATACTCTGACTATTATGCCAAAGCAGCCCTATTATAGAACGCCATTTTATAACTATCAGTCGAGCAGTCATTTTGAGCATGGAAAACCTGCTGCTGCCGCCAGtaactttccttttttctttgacTATAATCAGAGCTCATCGCTTAGTAACACCATAAATGAGAGACTATTATCAAACCAAGCTCAAAGCAACCCTTCCTGTCAAATGTATCTTGAAATGCTTTACAAAGGCGAATCTAGTCTTGCAGAAAAAGCATGTACCGACACCGCAAGTGAGGCAGGACCGCGTGGAAATTACTTAACCAAATATACAAATCCAGAAACTAGTTCTAGAACGTCTTCTCCTACACCTGCGTCaactttttgcaaaaagaaTTAGCTCCACATCCCCCATACGCTATATTGATAGGGCGGAAATTCGCTTCTGTCAGGTCGCCAGCAAATTCTTCTTTCAGTAGTAGCCAaccaaacatttcaaaatataagcaaaaccAAATTTCTTCCAGCAAATTCATTAACAGATTACGTCATCCTGGAGCTAGTTTAGCGTGAAGTAGCCATTTTGATCTACAGCAACACAACAATTCTTTTACTCATTCGTTTCAACATGTTTCAACCACAAAACTAAATTGTCAACGTTCCCAGATCCTGTCTGAGGCTCAGAAACCTTTTCATGAATACTTGAGCTAGAATTATACCTCGACAGAGGAAAATATTCCGAAGTATTATCGTCAACTGGAGTGCAATTCGCTCTATTCCTTTCAATATCTGAGGAACTAGTGACATTAATGACTTCGTCTGTACTATCGAACGTATTGTCTTCAACTTGTACATGTATCACACTTATATCATCATTTGCAGCATCTTGTCCTATGGTCTCCATCTTTAACTTTGATTTGGAGCTTcctataattaaaaacaatttatttatttatttaatttaatattaattaaaaaattaacataaacacATTCCCCCAAATATCACAGTATGTATGATATGGACGGAGGATAATGAAACgaatctacaaaaaaataataacaattaataTTAACGTCAGAAAgggtttaaaaacaaaaacttaaatacAACATCATGTACCCTGCTACCACTAACTTAAAACTCAACTCTTtcataaacacaaataaatcaaaataaagatcTTAAAAGGAATAGAACTCTCAAAGTCTCTAGGGACAGagtgggtatatatatatatatatatatatatatatatatatatatatatatatatatatatatatatatatatatatatatatatatatatatatatatactatatatatatatatatatatatatatatatatatatatatatatatatatatatatatatatatatatatatatatatatatatatatatatatatatatatatatatatatatatgtatatatatatatatatatatatatatatatatatatcatgaaaagagaaatcaccaatgcaacagcacaaacacataaaaaaaaagagacagaaggagaaaaggaagacagttttcctaaattagtggttaatatagaccagcacttgaatgaggccttaaccctactcatccatacaatcacataggtcaaacagcatagccaaacacaatcaaccataaagaataatccatggacaggcagtcatgtcgtcaataagtataagtcgtcatttaccaaacaatagaaaaaataataaagacaaataattcagaggcaacaacccaacacaagggctcatcaggaaaATAAACTGgtctatagggtttcgccactttaaattctctacccagccaagtgttttggctaccacagaatatccatggcatccccgtctcaggtatcacccccaaaatacatgcctatgaaaaaaaaaacagcaaatgtaaaacaaccaagtaacaccaaaacaagcttatcctgttaatatatccctctttttagtaacaataggtaaactaaatatgataaaatttaccaaatcacaaatattaacacattgcaaaaaaaaaaagaaaaagaaaatttaatgaactaaacaattatagaattcatctttaccatgaggctatttttaaaaaaattccgctctattagaaacacaattcaaaataaatggcgctgcatcatcatttgtcgaacctccgaaattagttgaaaatgtctttaagtatttccagataattctttttatatttatttaaaagttcgttataatgaaaactaaattttttaaatataaaatatatatatatatatatatatatatatatatatatatatatatatatatatatatatatatatatatatatatatatatatatatatatatatatatatatatgtatatatcatgaaaagagaaatcaccaatgcaacagcacaaacacaaaaaaaaagaaaaaaaaaagagagacagaaggagaaaaggaagactgttttcctaaattagtgattaatatagaccagcacttgaatg includes the following:
- the LOC136034053 gene encoding uncharacterized protein LOC136034053, whose amino-acid sequence is MVQKADTFLCDYTSLQHEATCGRHSCQRAIEFIVQCDKDAQIPIEQKAKDYPCLLIMEVHTSIVCANEESDKGHVFEEVETDESGSSKSKLKMETIGQDAANDDISVIHVQVEDNTFDSTDEVINVTSSSDIERNRANCTPVDDNTSEYFPLSRYNSSSSIHEKVSEPQTGSGNVDNLVLWLKHVETNE